A part of Puntigrus tetrazona isolate hp1 chromosome 21, ASM1883169v1, whole genome shotgun sequence genomic DNA contains:
- the bada gene encoding bcl2-associated agonist of cell death isoform X1 → MDNTLHDHQGDSSTRNDKKTGREETIKNHGQHQDQTLPNISPQGRVRLYSESQVYTVSRWQEAEPQDGALVEENGGTGDGLPFRGRSQSAPAALWKAKKYGRQLRRMSDEFDTWLDKGEVKRANSHKQTYRGWFSFLWSPNEEEGRE, encoded by the exons ATGGATAACACGTTGCATGACCATCAAGGTGATTCCAGCACCAGGAATGACAAAAAGACAGGAAGAGAAGAGACAATCAAAAACCACGGACAACATCAGGATCAAACCTTGCCGAACATTTCTCCCCAAG GGCGTGTGCGGCTCTATTCAGAGTCTCAGGTGTATACGGTCAGCCGCTGGCAGGAAGCAGAGCCCCAGGATGGAGCATTGGTGGAGGAGAACGGAGGAACGGGAGATGGGCTTCCGTTCAGAGGCCGTTCTCAATCGGCTCCAGCTGCTCTGTGGAAAGCGAAGAAGTACGGGCGACAGCTGAGGAGGATGAGCGATGAATTTGACACGTGGCTCGACAAAGGG GAGGTCAAAAGAGCGAACAGCCACAAGCAGACCTACCGAGGATGGTTCTCGTTCCTCTGGAGTCCCAACGAAGAGGAGGGCAGAGAATGA
- the bada gene encoding bcl2-associated agonist of cell death isoform X2, whose product MDNTLHDHQGDSSTRNDKKTGREETIKNHGQHQDQTLPNISPQGRVRLYSESQVYTVSRWQEAEPQDGALVEENGGTGDGLPFRGRSQSAPAALWKAKKYGRQLRRMSDEFDTWLDKGVKRANSHKQTYRGWFSFLWSPNEEEGRE is encoded by the exons ATGGATAACACGTTGCATGACCATCAAGGTGATTCCAGCACCAGGAATGACAAAAAGACAGGAAGAGAAGAGACAATCAAAAACCACGGACAACATCAGGATCAAACCTTGCCGAACATTTCTCCCCAAG GGCGTGTGCGGCTCTATTCAGAGTCTCAGGTGTATACGGTCAGCCGCTGGCAGGAAGCAGAGCCCCAGGATGGAGCATTGGTGGAGGAGAACGGAGGAACGGGAGATGGGCTTCCGTTCAGAGGCCGTTCTCAATCGGCTCCAGCTGCTCTGTGGAAAGCGAAGAAGTACGGGCGACAGCTGAGGAGGATGAGCGATGAATTTGACACGTGGCTCGACAAAGGG GTCAAAAGAGCGAACAGCCACAAGCAGACCTACCGAGGATGGTTCTCGTTCCTCTGGAGTCCCAACGAAGAGGAGGGCAGAGAATGA
- the zgc:110782 gene encoding uncharacterized oxidoreductase YtbE → MILPSVTLMSGVQMPLLGLGTYKLQDNEQLKRSVSSALEAGYRAFDTGAVYGNEAHLGQVLKELLPKYGLGREDVFIISKLAPLDHGPRAKEGCLRSLEQLDCEYIDLYLVHWPGVEGFDPGDSRHSEYRAQSWAALEEFHASGRFKAIGVSNYTAKHIRELLVSCRVPPAVLQIECQPKLIQRELRELCMETGIHFQAYSSLGKGALLREPEVMDIVRSCGRTPAQVLLRWAVQQGISVLPRSSQPCRVQENAQVFDFQLSEMDITRLDALNCGTRFCKRDSSIIA, encoded by the coding sequence ATGATACTACCGTCAGTAACGTTGATGTCAGGAGTGCAAATGCCACTGTTGGGTTTGGGCACATACAAGCTCCAGGACAATGAGCAGCTGAAACGGTCTGTCAGTTCTGCACTTGAGGCCGGATACAGAGCTTTTGACACAGGTGCAGTTTACGGAAATGAGGCACATCTAGGGCAAGTCCTCAAAGAGCTGCTGCCCAAGTATGGCCTTGGCCGTGAAGACGTGTTCATTATCAGCAAGCTTGCCCCGTTAGACCATGGGCCGAGGGCAAAGGAAGGCTGCCTGAGGAGTCTGGAGCAACTAGACTGTGAATACATTGACCTCTATCTAGTGCACTGGCCTGGGGTGGAGGGTTTTGACCCAGGGGATTCTCGTCATTCAGAGTATCGAGCGCAAAGCTGGGCAGCCCTAGAGGAGTTCCATGCCAGCGGGCGATTTAAGGCCATAGGGGTTTCAAACTACACTGCAAAGCACATTAGGGAGCTGCTCGTGAGTTGCCGCGTTCCCCCAGCGGTCCTCCAGATTGAGTGTCAACCCAAGCTGATCCAGAGGGAACTGAGGGAATTATGTATGGAGACAGGCATCCACTTCCAGGCCTACTCTTCGCTGGGTAAAGGAGCTCTTCTGAGGGAGCCCGAGGTAATGGATATAGTGAGGAGCTGTGGTCGGACCCCTGCCCAGGTTCTCCTGAGGTGGGCTGTGCAGCAAGGCATCTCGGTTCTGCCTCGCTCCTCGCAGCCCTGCAGAGTGCAGGAGAACGCACAGGTGTTTGACTTCCAGCTAAGTGAGATGGATATAACGAGGCTGGACGCCTTGAACTGTGGAACCAGGTTTTGTAAACGAGACTCTAGCATAATAGCATAA